A genomic region of Bombus terrestris chromosome 12, iyBomTerr1.2, whole genome shotgun sequence contains the following coding sequences:
- the LOC100642532 gene encoding polycomb protein Asx isoform X4, which translates to MDTDVELAKGEGCETSPGCSGYSGMVHSKKVIKHALRQQAKRRRKNTTIAAGNSRTLPRIVVKPLPPPPPNDPPSPVNNVQHINTSKSAIEEPAATMREVLASLPGFSLKSGRRRSTKRLSATAQLEAGLVDLESPASILASTSLRALLNRHTFQGLPPLYQRKLAQLLPAVDRQDAATSGLNNEFFARACLEWRKRLAEGEFTPENQQRLKMEAERDKNKLDPWKVKHFEPIWGEKREPKLRSGLHCITETRSGGAVTRSSLRLRLESNVDTPVSDTPCPIMSEDKVEEDNCKVETSINNSDELNETTEIQELLPTEYNETTHTLIDEKHIESVNINSVETIADTEMHQDKLEEDEKIIDLPEKQDIIEENEVVTQVCQESISNTTNYDDEIHLPQDEKNLQSMENHILEVSEENRILLPEENTSPRSSEQTEQIPHTSRETSSQLSTECTSQTSTDQVSQISKQEISQMSEEQIYPMSDCETTTILETSPSHEQVRPTEIVMDDSALINNNQTEATQVSHENPTDGESQIPEGMEIDSETLQRIHELEVRGEMQEVYEEISGCSEEIIYPILDGMEMGSNNAEETETQVVSGQSEVTREQQDVNSGNEDEALREANNYVCSEMLECSWSVDPTVNNINNNNRTQEELQVPWPLVAAALDGSVAANITVTTQDECNETPTSTDSANPPQQFINTDSNVESVNCIQLPVVQGTPFQSEGLAIGTPGTSCIMKNFQSQSSPIIAFPQLQSIRFVQTSFHSDQNTASTLNSTSPITAQIQNQQNTTSQVNIMRTQEEVVQLNTQNSNTRNIRNTVTQNQVPNTVTAAIGVQPQNRAQNTIVIQHQASAPTQPRQVVATIQQQQYPGTAVAVSSRSSRSNNQGSQRGSRNSNKEQGGGRSRSTTKEPPGAVNLERSYQICQAVIQSSPNRDQLKAHLKPPPSLLARGDGAFTTNKSGGRTITTVKTQKPSQTIQNKQAQNKTQAVMLRHVFATARQATSTEC; encoded by the exons ATGGACACAGATGTAGAACTTGCCAAAGGTGAAGGGTGTGAAACTAGTCCAGGCTGCTCTGGCTATTCTGGCATGGTGCACAGTAAAAAAGTTATTAAACATGCACTACGTCAGCAAGCCAAGAGACGTAGAAAAAATACTACAATTGCAGCTGGGAATTCTCGTACTCTTCCAAGGATTGTTGTCAAACCACTACCTCCACCTCCACCGAATGATCCTCCTTCTCCTGTTAATAATGTACAACATATTAATACTAGTAAGTCAG CTATCGAAGAGCCTGCTGCCACAATGAGAGAAGTCCTAGCAAGCTTGCCAGGATTTAGTTTAAAATCTGGACGTAGACGATCAACAAAACGATTATCAGCAACTGCACAACTAGAGGCTGGTCTTGTAGATCTTGAGTCTCCAGCAAGTATCTTAGCAAGTACGAGTTTACGTGCTCTTTTAAATAGGCATACCTTTCAAGGTTTACCGCCTTTATATCAAAGGAAACTTGCACAACTTTTACCGGCTGTAGATAGACAG GATGCTGCTACATCTGGATTAAATAATGAATTCTTTGCACGAGCTTGCCTAGAATGGCGTAAACGTTTGGCAGAAGGAGAGTTTACTCCAGAGAATCAACAAAGATTGAAGATGGAGGCAGAGAGAGATAAGAATAAATTGGATCCATGGAAGGTTAAACATTTTGAACCCATATGGGGTGAGAAACGTGAACCTAAACTTAGGTCAGGTCTTCACTGTATTACTGAAACAAGATCTGGCGGTGCTGTAACGCGTTCAAGTTTAAGACTTCGTTTAGAATCTAATGTAGATACACCTGTATCAGATACTCCCTGTCCTATTATGTCTGAAGATAAAGTCGAAGAAGATAATTGTAAAGTTGAAACTAGTATAAATAATTCAGACGAATTGAACGAAACAACAGAAATACAAGAATTATTACCAACAGAATATAACGAAACAACGCATACATTAATCGATGAAAAACATATAGAATCTGTAAACATAAATTCTGTAGAAACGATAGCTGATACTGAAATGCATCAGGATAAATTAGAGGAAGACGAGAAAATTATTGATCTTCCAGAAAAACAAGATATAATTGAAGAGAATGAAGTAGTAACTCAGGTTTGTCAAGAAAGTATTTCAAATACGACGAATTATGACGACGAAATTCATTTACCTCAAGATGAAAAGAATCTTCAATCAATGGAGAACCACATCCTCGAAGTATCCGAGGAAAATAGAATACTCTTACCTGAAGAGAATACTTCACCAAGATCCAGTGAACAAACAGAACAAATCCCTCATACATCCAGGGAAACATCGTCCCAATTATCAACAGAATGTACGTCTCAAACTTCCACAGATCAAGTATCGCAAATTTCGAAACAGGAAATATCTCAAATGTCGGAAGAACAAATTTATCCAATGTCTGACTGTGAGACTACAACTATACTCGAGACTTCACCATCGCACGAGCAAGTTAGACCGACCGAAATCGTTATGGATGATTCTgcgttaattaataacaatcaaACTGAAGCAACACAGGTTTCTCATGAGAATCCAACAGACGGTGAATCGCAAATTCCTGAAGGAATGGAAATCGACAgtgaaacgttacaacgtattcaCGAATTGGAG GTAAGGGGAGAAATGCAGGAAGTGTACGAAGAGATTTCGGGATGTTCTGAAGAAATAATATACCCTATTCTTGATGGAATGGAAATGGGGTCGAATAATGCCGAAGAAACTGAAACGCAAGTGGTCTCGGGGCAGTCAGAAGTTACTAGAGAGCAACAAGATGTAAATAGTGGAAATGAAGATGAAGCTCTTCGAGAAGCAAATAATTACGTTTGTTCTGAAATGTTAGAATGTAGTTGGTCGGTAGACCCCACagttaataatattaacaataataacagg aCTCAGGAAGAGCTTCAAGTTCCATGGCCACTAGTAGCTGCAGCTCTTGATGGATCTGTGGCCGCTAACATTACGGTAACCACTCAGGACGAATGCAACGAGACACCCACTTCGACTGATTCAGCTAACCCACCACAGCAATTTATTAATACAGATTCTAATGTAGAATCAGTCAACTGTATTCAACTACCAGTTGTTCAGGGAACTCCGTTTCAGTCAGAAGGTCTCGCAATCGGTACACCAGGAACGAGTTGTATAATGAAGAATTTTCAGTCTCAAAGCTCACCTATTATTGCCTTCCCACAACTGCAGTCCATCAGATTTGTACAAACAAGCTTTCATTCTGACCAAAACACTGCATCGACTTTGAATAGCACATCTCCAATTACTGCTCAAATTCAGAATCAACAGAATACAACCTCGCAAGTGAATATAATGAGAACGCAAGAAGAAGTCGTTCAATTAAATACTCAAAATAGCAACACACGGAATATTAGAAACACCGTAACTCAAAATCAAGTTCCGAATACCGTAACGGCCGCGATTGGTGTACAACCACAAAATCGTGCACAAAATACTATTGTTATTCAACACCAAGCGTCGGCTCCTACGCAACCACGACAAGTTGTAGCAACCATACAGCAACAACAATATCCTGGAACGGCGGTCGCTGTGTCCTCAAGATCTTCGCGTTCTAATAATCAAGGTAGTCAAAGAGGTTCCAGGAATAGTAATAAAGAACAAGGAGGGGGTCGATCTCGTAGTACTACAAAAGAACCTCCTGGTGCAGTTAACTTAGAACGCAGCTATCAAATATGTCAAGCG GTCATACAAAGTTCGCCAAATAGAGATCAACTGAAGGCTCATTTGAAACCTCCGCCTAGTTTACTTGCCAGAGGTGATGGAGCGTTTACGACGAATAAATCTGGTGGCCGTACAATTACGACTGTCAAAACTCAGAAACCATCACAGACGATACAAAATAAACAAGCTCAAAATAAAACACAAGCAGTTATGTTGAGACACGTGTTTGCAACAGCACGTCAAGCTACTTCCACAGAG TGCTAA